Genomic window (Oryza sativa Japonica Group chromosome 3, ASM3414082v1):
AAATTTTTCCCAAGCACCAATAGGCGCGTAGAATTCCtagtatataaaaaaatgacaatTAGATGCTACGATGCCATCCAAATGTCACGGCATTTCTTTCTCCACTCCCAACTCATTATCCTAAGGCCATGTTCAACGCTCCAGCGTGGAGCGTGGTCTCACCACACCCGAGGGGAATATTCCCGCCAGCTCGGCCATAACTGCACCCCGCCAAAGCACCCGAGGGGAATATTCCCGCCAGCTCGGCTGGAACTGCACCCCGGCAGAGCGCCGCGACCCCCAGCAGAGGGCCGCATAGTTTGGGCAGCTTTAGGGCGAGGCACGGGCGAGGAGCCGCGACCGCCACCGCTCGATCTGCCACCCCCAGGctaggcccacttacatctggcagcttttcCTCGCCCGTGACCGCCACCGCTCGATCTGCCACCCCCAGGccaggcccacttacatctgacagcttttataggtcatagactaccctcacagaccaacacaattcttttctgcacactttgtcctcactcgtgtgcacccatcCCTAAATTGCTCTAGACCAAGCACacttaacctcagagttctttagagatcggcttccggaaaagaagttgcaacttgttgatatgatttttctattaatcctattaagccctggaCCGGGATGTCACAGCCTcgatccgctgccgccgctgctcgatCCACCGCCGTCGCTGCTCGATCTGCCACCGCAGCAGCTTGATCCGCCGTCGTAGCGCCttgatgcgccgccgccgcgccttgaTCCGCTGCCGCAGGAGCTCGATCTGTCGCCACCACTGCCGCCTAGGGCCGGGGAGAGTGGCGGCACTGGGGAAGGAgagctggagagagagagagaggaggtgctgggagagatggggaggagagaggggttgATGTTTATATATGTCTGTGATTTTTAGGAGGTATACTGTAAATAATGGATGTATatacaaataaaaataatctaAGGGTTTAAATGTAAAATGTGACCGACTAATAGGTGCTGCAGTGCAAAAAAAATAAGATGGGTATATGACTTGCATTGTGTGAGACATATCCCTAGCTGGGTCTCTAGTCACTTTTGTCCATGTGGATGGTGGGGGTTTCCTTGCGTTGAAGATGGCCTAAGGTCCTTGAAGTAAGGACTGCCCTGAGAAAAGAAAACATGGAGGTGGCACAAATTAGGAATTATGTACTTatgttcatgttttattataGCCGTCTCATAATCATGCAACCACGATATATCAAAGAAACATGATTTTGGTGAAACGATGACAACatacataattaaaaaaaaacagtagaaAGATTGGAACAATACTACcatcgtcccaaaatataactaccTAATACAGGATGTGACATCacatagtactacgaatctggacaggtagctatattttgggacggaggaagtataatctATAATATCATACTACTATAAGTTGttttcactcttttttttttttgaaaaataatactATAGCTCGTTCCAAAAGCACGTGAACAAGCCTATAAATGTGTCACACATGTCAGTTCAAGCTATTGAAAGAATGGTACTAGTATCATCCGCCATGCTAGGCTGCCCATCCATTTTGATGAAGCAAATTAATTTACTCTATAAATTATTTGTTGCCATTCTACTACAGCACTAGCAAAGAACCAACTGACATAATCCCTTCgtccaaaaaagaaagaaccaAGTTATTCAGATTTATTGTTCTATAtggtgttaaattatcatctaGACTGGCCTTTTATTAGGGCGGGAGTGCTCactataggctgtgtttagttcacactaaaattgaaagtttggttgaaattggaacgatgtgacggaaaagtttgaagtttgtgtgtagcaaagttttgatgtgatggaaaagttagaagtttaaaaaattattttataacTAAACACGGCAGTAATTAATAATGACTCACTCCCGCACACAAAAATTATTACTCCACCACCAGCCTACCCATAACGAAGGCCACATGAAAAGAGaacagcagctgctgctgtacTACGCTGCAACATTTGCAGGCGGATACGAGGTTTTATCACTCAATGCTGCGTGTGTGAACAGAAGCTATGAGCTGATATAAATGATGACACACAAAACATTGGAGTATATTATATACGAACAGCTCTAAATTAATACCGGTTATACGAAAAATACCAGCCATTTTTTATACCAAACTTAATACTACTTTTTAACTTAAACTTTCATTGTAAACCTCAATGTAAACCTTGAACTTTACATTGTTTAGCGTTGTGACAAGttagaaatgtttttttttcacaagttATGTATGCACAAGTGAAGAGTAAACAATGTAGCGTAATAGCGCATACGTGAACAATGTCTACGTAGGAGGGCCAACGACCTTGATACGATTCTGATATACATAGTACGTGAGACAGTACGCAAGTTGGCAAAGTCAAtgtgtacaaaaaaaaaaaaggaactaaaCAATGGGATCCGATCCGGTCGGACCGAACAGTACGTTGGCTGTGGTTAGCTATATTAATACAGCCTTAACCCACAGTGATCCGTTGTTTAATCGGTTACTTAGGCATGTGGCCTAAACCAGACACACGCATGCATGCGCCGCGTCAAAAATAATGTGAACAGATGCTTGTACTGTGTAGTGCGTGCTAATGTgccatttattattttttattttcttcacctttttcgctataaaaaaatttaaaaaacagtgCTCGTGCTGCCTGATGATCAGTTCTGCCGTGTTTTCGGAGCAGAAAGTGATAAATAATTCTCCAGCTAATTAATGATTGACCTTACACCTATTTATGCTGCTGGAACTAATGATTTGGATCAGCTTAAAAATAGCTTAAAAATTGGTTACTACTATAACACACAGTTGGTGGCTGATGAGATCGTCTCGAATCGCCATCAAAACGAGCTTACGCCTCCGAAAGCTGTGACACGTAGTCACTGACTGCTGCTCCATTACGTTGCAACTATTCACAAACCTCAaaagaaaaatttgaaaaacaaGAATAGCCGCTAATGAAACCCATGTGCTCGCAGAGACAAGATAACAAAcaacgagaaaaaaaaggcaattgTGTTTATCCTTTTTCCCGTAAGAAAGATCAGTGATCGCAACAACGAGCAAAAAGGCATCGTGTTTATCtcactttttttcctttcctgtAAAAAGGTTTAGGCTGTGGTTAGATCCTTAgccaatttttttaagtatactagcacacatttaaagtattaaacgtagactaataacaaaacaaattacagattccgtctgtaaactgtgagacgaatttattaagcctaattaattcgtcattagtaaatgtttactgtagcatcacattatcaaatcattgcgtaattaagcttaaaagattcgtctcataatttatatgtaaactatgtaattggttttttcgtTCATAtctaatacttcatacatgtgtcaaatatttaatgtgatattttttaaaaaaaaattaaatctaaaaaCGGCCTCAGTGCTATCGTAGCAGAAAAGTAAATCGGGCGAGATTTGTCCGATGCCTGTGACAGATGGAGACAGCATTGTTGACCACACTctctattgaaaaaaaaacaactactGATTATGTATCCAGATACATAGCCCATAATTGTTTTTCTCCAAAAAAATGTATTGATGCATCAGTGTCTTCTATCCAATTATAAACAGATTGTTATAATAGTTTATCTAGACAGTTATAACACATACAATCAATACTTGAATAAACAAATTTAACAAACAGTAATAACCAAACGATCTAATTGCAATGTAAATAGGAAAAGTTTAGAGttggaaataattattaaaaataggTAGAATTAAACTGAGAGAGATTGTGATTAGTTGATAAGTGAAGATACGTGACTCATGATTGATTAGTAAAAAAATACTGGtggagaaattattatattttaagctAAATTTTACTAcaccatattttaatgtataacgctgTTAACTTTTAATtaaacgtttaaccattcgtattattcaaaaaatttatgtaattatcatttattttattatgacttgattcgtcatcaaatgtcctttaagcatgacataaaaatatgaatgatcaaacgttaaataaaataaatgattaaacgttaataaaaaagtcaacggtgtcatacgaAATAAAAAGCTAAGAAAACGGAAATAGTTAAAAACAAGACGGGACCACGTGGGCCCCCACCTGCCAGGATTTGCCCCGACCCACACAGCCGGGTGCCAGTGCCAGGCAAGCCGCCAAAGGCACAAGGCACGGCGATCCAAGCAAACCGAACCACAGCTCGCTCAACCACTGCCCGCCCGGTCGCGACCGCGCGATCCGATCCCCCAGCCGAACCACCTCCCCGGAGGCGGTCGGCCCGGCTGGCTGGCCGCGCGGCGCGCCTGGGCGCCAGCGGCGGTGTcgccgcggtggtggtgggataGGGGAGGAAAGCAACGGGGCACCAGCTGaccagcagcggcggcgtcagggGGCGGGGCGGAGCCGCAAAAAGGCGGGAGGCCCGTGGGccccgccggcgaggtgggggcgaaagaggaaaaaaaagataaaaataaatcccGGTTATTTTAAGGCGCGGCGTATCTCGGGAAATCCAGGAAATTCGATTCACTCGTCGACGCGACGCTGCTCGCAAGAGAAAAAAAGCTCCCAAatacctccaccaccaccaccaccaaagcTGCGACGAACACGAACGGCACAAGcacaagagaaagagagagagagagagagagagagagagagagaggggagggagagaggcctTCTCTTctctgctgcggcggcggcgcatgtgAATTGGGGTGGGATGGGtgtgggaggaggcggaggaggaggaggaggggaggcggcggcggcggtggcggtggagggggatgaggcggggaaggggaggaggtggtggagggtgAAGGTGAAGCTGAgcacggtggcggtggtggcgtgggtgctggcgtcggcggcgctctGGGCGGGGCTGCACTGGCGCTTCCGCCGCGCGGCGCTGCACAAGGCCGAGGAGGCCCTCGTCTGCATGTgcgaggagcgcgcccgcatgCTGCAGGACCAGTTCGCCGTCTCCGTCAACCACGTCCACGCCCTCGCCATCCTCGTCGCCACCTTCCACTACGACAAGCACCCTCCCGCCCTCGACCAGGTCGGCCCGAACTCCGACGagctcttccgccgccgccgcgatgatCCTGTTGCATCTGTTGTTTTTTTGCCCCCCGCGGTTAATTGCGATAATGCCTCGATTTTTACTCCACATCTTGCCCGTGTACTTCGCTCTGCTGCTTCTTCGGCTTCATTTAATTCTACCGTGACCTTCCGTGTCAGCCATGGAAGCCATGGATTACTGTTGCTGTCTCTTGCTATTATATGGAGCGCACTTTTTGTTGGGAGGGAGTGAATTGATTGTGCTTGCTTGCTTCTGTTGGTAGTAGTACTAGTGATTTCTTTGGCTGTGTGGCTGATGAATCTTCTTCGATGTgttgtgcgtgcgtgcgcgtgTGTGCAGGACACGTTCGCCGTGTACGCCGCGAGGACGTCCTTCGAGCGGCCGCTGCTGAGCGGCGTGGCGTACGCGCAGCGGGTGGTGCACGCCGACAGGGAGAGCTTCGAGCGGCAGCAGGGGTGGATCATCAAGACCATGAAGCACGAGCCGTCCCCGGCGCAGGACGAGTACGCCCCGGTGATCTACTCCCAGGAGACCATCTCCTACATCGAGGGCCTCGACGTCATGTCCGGCGAGGTGCGTTTCTTGGGTTACAGCTTcgcagctgctgctgcggttATCGCCATGTCCGCTGCTCTGAACTGTGCTGCTGGGTGTGCTTCGGCCTGCAGGAGGACAGGGAGAACATCTTGAGGGCGAGGGCGACAGGGAAGGCCGTCCTCACGAGGCCGTTCCGGCTGATGTCGAATCACTTGGGTGTTGTCTTGACGTTTCCTGTCTACCTCGTCGATCTCCCAAATGATACCGCGGTGGAGGATCGTGTTGCTGCTACTGCAGGGTGAGGGATTACTTTACTTTTCTGAATGAAGATTATTCTCTCCAACTGATTCCTCTTCTGTCTGGAATCCACTGCCTTCAGCTCTTCGTTTTGTTGCAGTCGTTGTTGGATGCTTTTAGTAGTGGAAATGTGTGCGTTTCAGGGATATTTGATCACATGCAACATTTTCACTCATAACTGGCTGAAAAAGTTTTGCATTAATAGAGCTGAAATGTCTAGATGGATAAGCAATTGCAGTGGTATTTTAAGTACAACATGTGCAACGAATGGCTCcatttaactttttctttttgttcggCAGATACCTTGGAGGAGCATTTGATGTGGAGTCACTAGTAGAAAATTTGTTGAGACAGTTAGCTGGTAACCAGGAATTGGTGGTCAATGTTTATGATGTCACAAACCACTCAAACCCTCTTGTGATGTATGGATCTGAGGTTCCTCTTGGTATTCCCTCACCATCACACACCTATACGTTGGATTTTGGTGATCCATTGAGAAAGCATCAGATGGTTTGCAGGTAAATTTGTGTGAATTGATCGTTGGTTTtcccattttatattatagaacgATCGGTTTTTTTAACATCCATTGGCCATAAATCTGAGCAGATACAGAAACAAGCTTCATGTTTCATGGTCTGCAATTACTACACCATCAGGGGTCTTTGTTATATGTATGCTGGTGGGCTACATAATATATGCTGCTTGGAGTCGCTACGATAATGTTAAGGAAGATTGCCGGAAAATGGAAGCGCTGAAAAAACGGGCAGAAGCGGCTGATATTGCTAAATCTCAGGTATAGTTGGATGTTGTTTGCTTCTCTATTTCTATTGCAAGCTTATTGTTATATCTAAAAGGTTCTTATTCATTTATGACAGTTCCTTGCAACTGTTTCTCATGAGATCAGAACACCCATGAATGGCGTGCTGGGTATTTTCTTTGATCTTACAACACATTCAGTTTAATGTTATGCAActcatttcttttgaaaaaatgGAATCATCTCTTTGTTTCTTTTCCCTAGGAATGCTTGATATGTTATTAGACACAGAGCTGAAGTCAACCCAGAGGGATTATGCACAAACAGCCCAAGTCTGTGGAAAGGCATTAATATCCCTGATTAACGAAGTGCTTGACAGGGCCAAAATCGAGGCTGGCAAGATAGATCTCGAGTCAGTACCATTTGACCTGAGGTCCATCCTTGATGATGTCATCTCGTTATTTTCTTCAAAATCAAGAGAGAAAGGAATTGAGGTTAGTTAAACTGATTTCGGTCATGGTTGGACAAAGATCACTAAACGTATTAAGTTTCTGCCAGCCATCAATTATTTCTTTTAGGAAAATATCATGCACTAGTTCCACCGACATCTTTTAGTCTCTTAGCTTGATACTCTTTCCATGAACTTCTCTGCATTACCGTCATGCACCATGCACGTTTAACTTTGTTTAATCCCAGTTGATTTTCTTCTATGTTGTAACTTCCAGCTTGCTGTATATGTTTCTGAAAGAGTTCCTGAAATCCTGTTGGGCGACCCTGGAAGGTTTCGTCAGATAATTACAAACTTGGTGGGAAACTCGATCAAGGTAAATGCGCATAACCTTTGTATCCATTCATGATTTTCTTTAACGATACCAATAGTTCTCACCAATGACATCAGGCAACTTGTTTCTTAGTATACTATTGTTCAATGTGAACACAAGATAACAATATTTACCTTGTCGCAGTTCACAGAACGGGGGCACATTTTTGTACAAGT
Coding sequences:
- the LOC4333916 gene encoding probable histidine kinase 4, giving the protein MGVGGGGGGGGGEAAAAVAVEGDEAGKGRRWWRVKVKLSTVAVVAWVLASAALWAGLHWRFRRAALHKAEEALVCMCEERARMLQDQFAVSVNHVHALAILVATFHYDKHPPALDQDTFAVYAARTSFERPLLSGVAYAQRVVHADRESFERQQGWIIKTMKHEPSPAQDEYAPVIYSQETISYIEGLDVMSGEEDRENILRARATGKAVLTRPFRLMSNHLGVVLTFPVYLVDLPNDTAVEDRVAATAGYLGGAFDVESLVENLLRQLAGNQELVVNVYDVTNHSNPLVMYGSEVPLGIPSPSHTYTLDFGDPLRKHQMVCRYRNKLHVSWSAITTPSGVFVICMLVGYIIYAAWSRYDNVKEDCRKMEALKKRAEAADIAKSQFLATVSHEIRTPMNGVLGMLDMLLDTELKSTQRDYAQTAQVCGKALISLINEVLDRAKIEAGKIDLESVPFDLRSILDDVISLFSSKSREKGIELAVYVSERVPEILLGDPGRFRQIITNLVGNSIKFTERGHIFVQVHLADHSNLATEAKIEPVVNGMNGHKDEAIAIPTSGSHNTLSGFEAADSRNNWENFKLLLSYEKNEMPYESDSDKVTLVVSVEDTGIGIPLHAQGRVFTPFMQADSSTSRNYGGTGIGLSISKCLVEIMGGQINFVSRPLVGSTFTFTAVLRRCDKNAISDSKTVALHPLPSSFKGLSALLVDKRPVRATVTKYHLQRLGITSEVVGTIDPTFGVLSGRNGSSLTSIGKKQPCMLLIESDSWGPQMDVSLHARLQEMKQSDRIHVLPKVFLLSAAESDKVKKIHAVDSVIPKPLKASALAACLFQALGITQPSHEKRDDSGSLHGRDGSGSLHGLLLGKNILVVDDNKVNLRVAAGTLKKYGAKVECVESGKDALSLLQVPHKFDLCLMDIQMPEMDGFEATRQIRAMEGKANEQADDSESGSEIAAKTAKWHLPILAMTADVIQATHEECTKCGMDGYVSKPFEEKQLFQAVQKFLGPCVSS